Proteins co-encoded in one Aspergillus flavus chromosome 2, complete sequence genomic window:
- a CDS encoding non-histone chromosomal protein 6 (nucleosome binding protein, putative) — protein sequence MPKEKTTRKTKGTRVERKKKDPNAPKRGLSAYMFFANDNREKVREENPGISFGQVGKMLGEKWKALSEADRRPYEDKAAADKKRYEEEKAQYAAAAEEDEDESS from the exons ATGCCTAAGGAAAAGACCACACGTAAGACCAAGGGTACCCGCGTtgagcgcaagaagaagg ACCCCAACGCACCCAAGCGTGGTCTCTCCGCGTACATGTTCTTCGCCAACGACAACCGTGAGAAGGTTCGCGAAGAGAACCCGGGCATCTCTTTCG GTCAGGTTGGCAAGATGCTCGGTGAGAAGTGGAAGGCCCTGAGCGAGGCTGACCGCCGTCCTTATGAGGATAAGGCTGCTGCCGACAAGAAGCGTtacgaagaagagaaggcgcAATACGCC GCTGCCgctgaggaggatgaggatgagtcTTCTTAa
- a CDS encoding uncharacterized protein (domain of unknown function-domain containing protein) — protein MSNPNSLYGIPRSKLASQSQSNAPSSSTLAFTTALSSLINKDADTSTRGRPRPSKTNKSDIFARPNKGAQKRAAADLRDDDTHQTHQRSQDIGGVDTATLHRSKRRMEEKARMYEDLKKGMYLAAGSDSEEETQDEYLARLRRREKEGLVDFDQKWADAQRGKGSGSEGEEEDEEDDGNASIVSYEDELGRTRRGTRAEAAHAARLKEEESERGDAKERWRPSRPANLIYGAAVQAEAFNPDAGLAAQMSYLAKRRDRSPTPEETHYDADAEVRNRGTGFYAFSKDENVRRQQMEELMNARDETQREREIRRERKAERERVKDERRKKIGELRSKRQAEMFLAKLGDVGV, from the coding sequence ATGTCGAATCCAAATTCACTATACGGCATCCCCCGCTCCAAATTAGCCTCGCAATCTCAATCCAATGccccttcctcctctacGCTCGCCTTCACGACAGCCCTATCCTCCCTCATCAACAAAGACGCCGACACCTCTACCCGCGGCCGACCCCGACCATCCAAAACCAACAAATCAGACATCTTCGCGCGCCCCAACAAAGGCGCCCAGAAACGTGCCGCCGCTGACCTCCGCGACGATGACACTCACCAAACACACCAGCGATCCCAAGACATTGGGGGCGTAGACACCGCCACGCTTCACCGCTCCAAGCGGCgaatggaggagaaggcgcGGATGTACGAGGACCTCAAGAAGGGGATGTACCTGGCAGCCGGGAGCGActcggaagaagaaacacagGACGAGTATCTCGCGCGACTACGGCGGCGGGAAAAAGAGGGGCTGGTGGATTTTGACCAGAAATGGGCAGATGCGCAGCGAGGGAAGGGTTCTGGGAGTGAgggcgaagaggaagatgaggaagatgatgggaatGCATCGATTGTCTCCTATGAGGATGAGCTTGGCCGGACTCGTCGGGGGACCAGAGCCGAAGCAGCTCATGCGGCCCggttgaaggaggaagagagtgaACGGGGTGACGCGAAGGAACGTTGGCGGCCTTCTCGGCCGGCCAATCTGATCTATGGCGCTGCTGTGCAGGCTGAGGCGTTCAATCCTGATGCCGGTTTGGCGGCGCAGATGTCGTATTTGGCTAAGCGGAGAGATCGGTCGCCTACTCCGGAAGAGACGCATTATGACGCGGACGCGGAGGTCCGGAACCGGGGCACCGGATTCTATGCCTTCTCCAAGGATGAAAATGTGCGGCGGcagcagatggaggagcttaTGAACGCGCGAGATGAAACCCAGCGTGAACGGGAAATCCGCCGAGAGAGAAAGGCAGAGCGAGAGCGGGTTAAGGATGAACGGAGGAAGAAAATTGGAGAGTTACGGTCAAAGAGGCAGGCGGAGATGTTCCTTGCTAAGCTGGGAGACGTTGGTGTTTGA
- a CDS encoding homoserine dehydrogenase-domain-containing protein — MSNPVYLGVIGVGGVGTAFLSQLARLPNAPKLVLLARSSQTLQSPTPAYSPAIPAADWKTAVETPSLIKSGALSVDEIASYLSSAPGRSILVDNTSDLTLASSYPVFLRKGISIVTPNKKGFSSDLSLWKDIFAAAAEGKALVYHESTVGAGLPVISTLRDLVSTGDEVTRIEGVFSGTLSFLFNTFAPVSGPSGAKWSEVVAKAKELGYTEPDPRDDLNGMDVARKLTILARIAGLEVQSPDSFPIESLIPKELESVPSTADGIKEFMTRLPEFDGQMSAIKEAAEKEGKVVRYVGSVDVGKKEVRVGLQYFDKDSSIAGLKGSDNIISFYTKRYGGNPLVVQGSGAGGDVTAMGVSADLIKVVQRLQ; from the exons ATGTCGAACCCCGTCTATCTCGGTGTCATTG GAGTTGGAGGTGTAGGCACAGCCTTCCTGAGCCAGCTTGCCCGTCTCCCCAACGCCCCCAAGCTCGTCCTCCTCGCCCGCTCCAGCCAAACCCTCCAGTCTCCGACACCGGCCTATTCCCCCGCCATCCCCGCCGCAGACTGGAAAACCGCCGTTGAGACCCCCTCCCTGATCAAATCGGGTGCTCTCTCCGTCGACGAAATTGCCTCCTACCTCTCCTCTGCCCCCGGTCGCTCCATCCTCGTCGACAACACCAGCGACCTCACCCTCGCTAGCTCCTACCCCGTCTTCCTCCGCAAGGGCATCTCCATCGTCACCCCCAACAAGAAGGGTTTCTCCTCCGACCTCTCCCTGTGGAAGGACATTTTCGCTGCTGCCGCAGAGGGCAAGGCCCTCGTGTACCATGAGAGCACCGTCGGCGCAGGTCTCCCCGTGATCTCCACCCTCCGCGACCTCGTTAGCACTGGCGATGAGGTCACTCGCATCGAAGGTGTCTTCTCCGGCACACtgtccttcctcttcaacaCCTTCGCCCCTGTGTCTGGGCCGTCTGGCGCAAAGTGGAGCGAGGTCGTTGCGAAGGCCAAGGAGCTCGGCTACACTGAGCCCGATCCCCGTGATGACCTGAACGGTATGGATGTCGCCCGTAAGCTGACTATTCTGGCGCGTATCGCCGGTCTGGAGGTCCAGTCTCCTGACTCGTTCCCCATTGAGTCGTTGATTCCTAAGGAGCTCGAGTCGGTACCCTCCACTGCTGATGGTATCAAGGAATTCATGACCCGCTTGCCCGAGTTTGATGGTCAGATGTCGGCTATTAAGGAGGCtgctgagaaggaaggtAAGGTTGTGCGCTACGTTGGCAGCGTTGATGTTGGTAAGAAGGAGGTCCGTGTCGGTCTGCAATACTTCGATAAGGATAGCTCCATTGCTGGTCTGAAGGGCAGCGACAACATCATCAGCTTCTACACGAAGCGTTACGGTGGTAACCCCCTCGTTGTCCAGGGCAgcggtgctggtggtgacGTGACTGCCATGGGCGTGTCCGCCGACCTGATCAAGGTCGTGCAGAGACTGCAGTAA
- a CDS encoding uncharacterized protein (of unknown function-domain containing protein) — protein sequence MGLYMVEAIATYRERVPLLFLISLLGFGIAIWKYKPAVSNNCTPNPTSDNESQKTYPPIEPLPDFNWEATEPLKFRPFKPKYHLTMALSNLDPSTLIQMDKTYKDRLAIRSSLLQKHPDVVIGINNETDPRIYAAIRELYIFVVGTYLPTRYPRMFRLTSQPSDNNKKTGTETKTILESMVTGAKIPLHFDEPEPGSKTGRKELETLGTLVDEEFLILLPESSPTDSSSNQGESEKYILEAYTTFFPSGFDTRKKLGLRLASIHTPVPGYKEKLERSMDRFFARVEVGQFVQRVNWSITTDSELFAAFGGVHGDKGESGKTLDLGELDVDSTVLRCERQTLHRLPQSKGLVFAFHTYTYPIQMIKDEGLGEDLAAAIDGLKEGNVPEMHWYKRGPVWGEAVKEFLRS from the exons ATGGGGCTCTATATGGTAGAAGCAATAGCCACCTACAGGGAGAGGGTGCCGCTATTAtttctcatttcccttcTAGGGTTCGGCATTGCTATTTGGAAATAT AAACCAGCCGTCTCCAACAACTGCACACCAAATCCGACATCCGACAATGAAAGTCAAAAGACATACCCGCCCATCGAACCCCTCCCGGACTTCAACTGGGAGGCCACCGAGCCACTGAAGTTCCGGCCGTTCAAGCCAAAGTACCACTTAACGATGG CATTATCGAACCTGGACCCTTCAACACTCATCCAGATGGATAAAACCTACAAGGACAGACTAGCTATTCGCTCCTCCCTGCTTCAAAAACACCCTGATGTGGTCATCGGAATCAATAACGAGACCGATCCAAGGATCTACGCCGCAATCCGAGAGTTATACATCTTCGTTGTCGGGACATATCTGCCCACACGGTACCCTCGGATGTTCCGACTGACTTCCCAACCAAGCGATaacaacaagaagacagGAACAGAGACCAAGACAATACTCGAGAGTATGGTCACAGGAGCGAAGATCCCCTTACACTTCGATGAACCCGAACCGGGATCCAAAacagggagaaaagaactcGAGACCTTGGGAACGCTAGTCGACGAGGAGtttctcattctcctcccTGAATCTTCTCCAACCGACTCCTCGAGCAACCAAGGAGAATCTGAAAAGTACATCCTGGAAGCATACAcaaccttcttcccttccggCTTCGACACCCGTAAGAAGCTCGGCCTCCGTCTTGCATCCATCCACACCCCGGTCCCGGGGTATAAGGAGAAGCTTGAGCGCAGTATGGACCGATTTTTTGCACGGGTCGAGGTCGGTCAGTTCGTGCAGAGGGTCAACTGGAGTATTACTACTGATTCGGAGTTGTTCGCTGCGTTTGGTGGTGTGCACGGCGACAAGGGAGAGAGTGGGAAGACTTTGGATCTTGGGGAACTGGACGTGGATTCCACAGTTTTAAGGTGCGAACGGCAGACGTTGCATCGCCTTCCTCAGAGCAAGGGGCTAGTGTTTGCGTTTCATACGTATACGTATCCGATCCAGATGATCAAGGATGAAGGGCTAGGGGAGGATCTGGCGGCTGCTATTGATGGGTTGAAAGAGGGGAATGTGCCTGAAATGCATTGGTACAAACGGGGACCTGTTTGGGGCGAGGCTGTGAAGGAGTTTCTACGCTCGTAA
- a CDS encoding uncharacterized protein (domain of unknown function DUF221-domain containing protein) — translation MDTHALWRREDTTEQFLKLIQDPFKSAFQINAVWASLATSAGCSVLLALLFSLFRPRHTVVYAPKVKHADRKHSPPPVGKGLFAWVKPVLRTREPELVDCVGLDATVFLRFTKMCRNIFIFLSIIGCGVMIPLNLTQSNQDSKATLSAFVTMTPLYVSVQAIWGQVVCAWAFDLIVAFFLWRNYKAVYALRRRYFQSSDYQRSLHARTLMVTDIPSAARSDEGVMRLVDDVNPTAALPRAAIGRNVKGLPKLIKEHDEAVRQLESVLAKYLKNPDRLPAKRPTIRPPRKQKGDETPAKVDAIDYLTDRIQLLEEEIRHVRASIDKRNAMPFGFVSWEKIEHAHAVAYTARKKRPQGTTIRLAPRPNDLIWENLPLSKKARKWKRFVNVIWVSILTVLWIAPNAMIAVFLSNLNNLGLVWPAFQTSLNGNPHVWAAVQGILSPAITSLVYIILPIIFRRLSIQAGDVTKTSRERHVLHHLYSFFVFNNLVVFSLFSAAWTFIAAVIDKKEDENAWQALIDGGFYSKAVSALCNVSPFWVTYLLQRNLGAAIDLVQLVPLVWVWFSKTFLAPTPRQAIEWTAPPPFEYASYYNYFLFYATVAMCFATLQPIVLPVTALYFGLDAMMKKYLLLYVLVTKNESGGQFWRVVFNRMIFAAILSNAVVALVATARGTWTMVFCVIPLPFLLLGFKWYCVRTFDIDMKYYNRANLSDAEALETGKSSKKASDRLSSKFGHPALTKPLITPMVHAKAADALKRIYRGRIGTSEVEGEYTDIAMDPMSASHPGKSKMEASESAPFEVVPENHLDFSYYKDRPDFRDEFGGGIYGRPDDLITERSQTPRTGLGEWSPTSSRAASPTPSLPSISGLRQYDGYDTSTNDLVHPAFRTPLSHSESGLVGNGLYQHGDESEARLLSQAQGPAMTDSAHPFNRWRPGGYGPVEQEDPRTSYDYYRRPRQL, via the exons ATGGATACTCATGCTCTATGGCGGCGTGAGGATACGACAGAACAATTCCTGAAGCTCATCCAGGATCCTTTCAAGTCCGCT TTTCAAATCAACGCCGTCTGGGCTTCATTGGCCACCTCCGCCGGTTGTTCCGTCCTCCTTGCCCTACTCTTTTCGCTGTTCCGACCTCGACACACGGTTGTCTACGCCCCTAAGGTTAAACATGCAGATCGCAAACATAGCCCTCCCCCGGTGGGAAAAGGCCTCTTCGCCTGGGTCAAACCTGTTTTGCGCACGAGAGAGCCAGAGCTCGTCGACTGCGTTGGCCTCGATGCCACTGTCTTCCTGCGTTTCACCAAGATGTGTCGCAatatcttcattttcctGAGCATAATCGGCTGCGGTGTAATGATTCCTCTTAACCTTACCCAGAGCAACCAAGACTCTAAAGCGACGTTATCCGCTTTCGTGACGATGACTCCGCTTTATGTCTCTGTTCAAGCTATTTGGGGTCAAGTCGTTTGCGCGTGGGCTTTCGACTTGATTGTGGCATTTTTCCTCTGGAGGAACTATAAGGCCGTTTACGCGTTACGGAGAAGATATTTCCAGAGTTCTGACTACCAGCGTAGCCTTCATGCCCGGACTTTGATG GTCACTGATATTCCATCGGCAGCACGATCGGACGAGGGTGTTATGCGTTTGGTCGATGATGTCAACCCCACTGCTGCTCTACCCCGTGCCGCCATCGGCCGTAACGTCAAGGGTCTTCCCAAACTCATCAAAGAACATGATGAAGCGGTGCGCCAGCTGGAGTCGGTGTTGGCGAAATATCTTAAAAACCCCGATCGACTACCGGCTAAGCGACCTACTATACGGCCGCCCCGCAAACAGAAAGGCGATGAAACGCCCGCCAAGGTAGACGCCATTGATTATCTGACTGATCGGATTCAGTTattagaagaagaaatccgGCACGTCCGAGCGTCGATCGATAAGCGAAATGCGATGCCGTTCGGTTTCGTCAGCTGGGAGAAGATTGAACACGCTCATGCTGTAGCTTACACTGCACGGAAAAAGCGGCCGCAGGGAACAACGATTAGGCTAGCTCCGCGGCCTAATGATCTCATCTGGGAAAATCTGCCTTTGTCAAAAAAGGCACGGAAATGGAAGCGTTTTGTCAACGTCATCTGGGTCTCGATCTTGACAGTCTTGTGGATCGCTCCTAACGCCATGATTGCCGTCTTCTTGTCCAATTTGAACAACCTAGGATTGGTCTGGCCGGCTTTTCAAACGTCTCTTAATGGCAACCCTCACGTCTGGGCTGCTGTCCAGGGTATTCTATCTCCCGCCATCACGTCTTTGGTGTATATTATCCTACCCATCATCTTCCGCCGGTTGTCCATCCAAGCTGGTGATGTAACCAAGACTTCTCGAGAGAGGCACGTGCTTCATCATCTCTATTCATTCTTTGTCTTCAACAATCTCGTGGTATTCTCACTGTTCTCAGCCGCGTGGACATTCATTGCAGCTGTTATtgacaagaaggaggatgagaatgccTGGCAAGCTTTGATCGATGGAGGCTTCTACTCCAAGGCCGTGAGTGCGTTGTGTAATGTGTCTCCCTTCTGGGTAACCTACTTGTTACAGAGGAATCTAGGAGCAGCGATCGATCTCGTCCAGCTAGTTCCCTTGGTTTGGGTATGGTTCTCCAAGACCTTTCTGGCACCAACACCGCGACAGGCTATCGAATGGACGGCCCCGCCTCCATTCGAATATGCAAGCTACTATAACTATTTCTTGTTCTATGCCACTGTAGCGATGTGCTTTGCGACTTTGCAGCCCATTGTTCTGCCAGTTACTGCCCTCTATTTCGGGTTGGatgcgatgatgaagaaataTTTGCTGCTATATGTGCTTGTGACGAAGAACGAGTCAGGAGGCCAGTTCTGGCGTGTCGTGTTCAACCGTATGATCTTTGCAGCTATTCTATCTAACGCTGTCGTTGCACTGGTGGCTACTGCTAGAGGCACCTGGACAATGGTTTTCTGCGTAATCCCATTACCTTTTCTATTGCTAGGGTTCAAGTGGTACTGTGTGCGGACATTCGACATTGACATGAAATATTACAATCGTGCAAATCTGAGCGATGCCGAAGCCTTGGAGACCGGGAAGTCGAGCAAGAAGGCGTCAGATCGATTGAGTTCCAAATTCGGCCACCCGGCGCTCACCAAGCCGCTGATCACACCGATGGTACACGCAAAGGCCGCCGATGCGCTAAAACGTATCTATCGGGGTCGCATTGGCACATCAGAAGTGGAGGGGGAGTATACAGATATTGCGATGGATCCCATGTCAGCATCCCATCCAGGAAAGTCCAAGATGGAAGCCTCAGAATCCGCTCCATTCGAGGTTGTTCCTGAGAATCATCTCGACTTCTCCTACTATAAGGACCGGCCGGATTTCCGTGATGAGTTTGGCGGTGGTATCTATGGCCGGCCGGACGATTTGATCACCGAACGCTCGCAGACGCCACGGACCGGCTTAGGGGAGTGGTCGCCGACTTCCTCACGAGCAGCGTCCCCAACGCCATCGCTTCCCTCCATATCCGGATTAAGACAGTACGATGGCTACGACACAAGTACTAACGACCTCGTCCATCCTGCATTCCGCACCCCACTGTCCCACTCAGAGAGTGGTCTGGTGGGCAACGGACTCTATCAGCATGGCGACGAGAGTGAAGCACGACTGCTCAGTCAGGCGCAGGGGCCGGCCATGACAGACAGCGCTCACCCCTTCAATCGATGGCGGCCAGGGGGATACGGGCCTGTGGAACAGGAAGATCCCAGAACCTCCTACGACTACTACCGCAGACCACGACAACTGTGA
- a CDS encoding uncharacterized protein (expressed protein): protein MVNIKGALPRLLLILPGGYCSSISIISMKTIIHSALFLAFLSANPVGAVPPLSPPAANSPANSPLNTPLEVLESKVVTGVSQPRLQDSINYTTDRIKKCFIVARGVSECSTSSPGKGWSVRCHPEFQVRKPLRLLDCIYAKPSSALANGIHALFT from the coding sequence atGGTAAATATAAAAGGAGCCCTACCAAGGCTTCTTCTTATCCTACCAGGCGGTTACTGTTCAAGTATCTCGATTATCAGTATGAAGACGATCATCCACTCGGCGTTGttccttgcctttctttctgccAATCCCGTGGGTGCAGTACCGCCTCTGAGCCCACCGGCTGCCAATTCCCCTGCCAATTCGCCTCTAAACACACCTTTAGAGGTGTTGGAGTCAAAAGTTGTCACCGGCGTAAGCCAACCCCGACTGCAAGACAGTATAAACTATACAACTGACCGGATAAAGAAATGCTTTATAGTCGCCCGAGGTGTTAGTGAATGTTCAACCAGCTCGCCTGGTAAAGGATGGTCAGTCCGTTGTCATCCAGAATTCCAAGTAAGAAAGCCCCTGAGGTTGCTTGACTGTATCTATGCTAAACCTAGTAGTGCACTCGCAAATGGAATCCATGCACTGTTCACATAG
- a CDS encoding fructose 1,6-bisphosphate aldolase (fructose-bisphosphate aldolase, class II), with translation MGVGVLEKLSRKTGVIVGDDVLRLFEHAQQNNYAIPAVNVTSSSTVVASLEAARDQNCPIVLQLSQGGAAYFAGKGVSNDGQQASIAGGIAAAHYIRSLAPAYGIPVVLHTDHCAKKLLPWLDGLLDEDERYFKLHGEPLFSSHMIDLSEEPVDYNIQTTAAYLKRAAPMKQWLEMEIGITGGEEDGVNNEDVDNNSLYTQPEDILAIHKALSPISPYFSIAAGFGNVHGVYKPGNVKLHPELLKKHQAYVKEKIGSNKDKPVFFVFHGGSGSSKEEYKEAISYGVVKVNVDTDMQFAYMSGIRDYILKKKDYLMTAVGNPEGEDKPNKKSFDPRVWVREGEKTMSQRVKVALEDFNTAGQL, from the exons ATGGGTGTCGGTGTCCTTGAGAAGCTTTCCCGCAAGACTGGTGTCATCGTCGGTGATGACGTCCTCCGTCTCTTCGAGCACGCGCAGCAGAACAACTATGCCATCCCCGCCGTT AACGtgacctcctcttccaccgtCGTTGCTTCCCTCGAGGCTGCTCGCGACCAGAACTGCCCCATCGTCCTCCAGCTCTCTCAGGGTGGTGCTGCCTACTTCGCTGGCAAG GGTGTCAGCAATGACGGCCAGCAGGCCTCCATTGCCGGTGGTATCGCTGCTGCCCACTACATCCGTAGCCTTGCTCCCGCCTACGGTATCCCTGTTGTCCTTCACACCGACCACTGCGCCAAGAAGCTCCTCCCTTGGCTCGATGGCCTCCTCGACGAGGATGAGCGCTACTTCAAGCTCCACGGCGAgcccctcttctccagcCACATGATCGATCTGTCTGAGGAGCCCGTCGACTACAACATCCAGACCACCGCCGCCTACCTCAAGCGCGCTGCCCCCATGAAGCAGTGGCTCGAGATG GAAATCGGTATCActggtggtgaggaggatggTGTCAACAACGAGGACGTTGACAACAACTCCCTGTACACCCAGCCCGAGGATATCCTCGCCATTCACAAGGCTCTCTCCCCCATCAGCCCTTACTTCTCCATTGCCGCTGGTTTCGGTAATGTCCACGGTGTCTACAAGCCCGGCAACGTCAAGCTCCACCCCGAGCTTCTCAAGAAGCACCAGGCTTacgtcaaggagaagattggctccaacaaggacaagcctgtcttcttcgtcttccacgGTGGCTCTGGTTCCTCCAAGGAGGAGTACAAGGAGGCCATCAGCTATGGTGTCGTCAAGGTCAACGTCGACACTGACATGCAGTTCGCCTACATGTCCGGTATCCGTGACTACAtcctgaagaagaaggactaCCTCATGACCGCCGTTGGCAACCCCGAGGGCGAGGACAAGCCCAACAAGAAGTCCTTCGACCCCCGCGTGTGGGTGCGTGAGGGTGAGAAGACCATGAGCCAGCGTGTCAAGGTCGCCCTGGAGGACTTCAACACTGCTGGTCAGCTGTAA
- a CDS encoding putative cysteine synthase, translated as MAKSMIEEAERRGDLKPGTTIVEATGGSTGSSLAFVLVECIRHRKLRTMAAFGANLDLIHSPSGKITPTLIPSMIRHAEEVSRSDGYYFTNQFKNRDALVGYETIGRELVQQVPEIDAFCGAVGTEGMVMGVARVPKAKRPETLISVLEPAFSPTITQGRPGTHHVEGIGIGIIPPLLDRQLYDEALAISEDEGRRMCRRLARQEGLLVGTSTGLNVVAAIKLARKLGSGKTVVTVAADTGLKYLMGDLFTDE; from the exons ATGGCAAAGTCCATgatcgaagaagccgaacGCCGGGGTGATCTAAAACCAGGCACAACAATCGTGGAAGCCACGGGCGGAAGCACGGGCTCATCACTAGCCTTCGT TCTCGTCGAATGCATTCGCCACAGAAAGTTACGAACTATGGCTGCATTTGGAGCCAACCTGGACTTGATCCATAGTCCCTCTGGCAAGATCACACCGACCCTCATTCCTTCCATGATCCGTCACGCAGAGGAGGTTTCTAGATCAGATGGGTATTACTTTACCAACCAATTTAAGAACCGAGACGCTCTCGTCGGGTACGAGACTATTGGCCGTGAACTGGTTCAGCAGGTTCCTGAGATTGATGCGTTCTGTGGTGCTGTTGGGACGGAGGGGATGGTTATGGGTGTTGCACGAGTTCCGAAGGCAAAACGGCCGGAGACTCTTATTTCTGTTCTTGAGCCGGCTTTTTCACCCACAATTACTCAGGGTCGTCCTGGGACTCACCATGTTGAGGgaattgggattgggattaTCCCGCCTTTGCTCGATCGACAGCTCTATGATGAGGCGCTTGCGATTTCAGAGGATGAGGGACGGCGTATGTGCCGCCGGCTGGCTAGGCAAGAAGGACTGCTAGTCGGGACGTCAACCGGCCTTAATGTTGTGGCTGCGATTAAACTAGCGAGGAAGCTAGGTTCCGGGAAAACAGTCGTTACCGTAGCGGCGGATACGGGTCTTAAATATTTGATGGGAGACTTGTTCACTGATGAGTAA